A stretch of Aphelocoma coerulescens isolate FSJ_1873_10779 chromosome 1A, UR_Acoe_1.0, whole genome shotgun sequence DNA encodes these proteins:
- the AGBL3 gene encoding LOW QUALITY PROTEIN: cytosolic carboxypeptidase 3 (The sequence of the model RefSeq protein was modified relative to this genomic sequence to represent the inferred CDS: inserted 1 base in 1 codon; substituted 2 bases at 2 genomic stop codons) encodes MLVLADPTPTSTQADTQWYYFQASHTQAGMLXCFTTVSFAKXNSLYKHGLWPLLYSETSAKEQHEKWLVEDWKLIKYYQNSVGQDRHHYFSLTWVFQFLDQDTCYFVHYYYYTCKNLQEYLMTISKGPVLSKFCKIHISCCSLXNTVYILTITTTTPLQSGKGTEQNAAILIVRVHPGENNNSWIMKGFMDFILGDSGKAQLLRDNIVLKVVPMLNPDGMIVGNHHCCLTGLELYFKYRSIMTKCSPSIWYTQNMVKR; translated from the exons ATGCTTG TACTGGCTGACCCCACACCGACCTCCACACAAGCAGACACACAGTGGTACTACTTCCAAGCAAGCCATACGCAGGCAGGGATGCTGTAGTGCTTCACTACTGTCAGCTTTGCCA TAAACAGCCTGTACAAACATGGCTTGTGGCCACTGTTGTACTCAGAAACCAGTGCTAAGGAACAGCATGAGAAATGGCTGGTAGAGGACTGGAAATTAATCAAGTACTACCAAAACAGTGTGGGGCAAGACAGACATCATTATTTCTCACTCACTTGGGTGTTTCAGTTCCTTGACCAAGACACCTGCTACTTTGTCCACTACTATTATTACACCTGCAAGAACCTGCAGGAGTACCTGATGACCATCTCTAAAGGTCCAGTGCTGTCCAAATTCTGCAAGATTCACATCTCATGCTGTTCACTGTGAAACACAGTGTATATTTTAACTATCACCACCACTACCCCCCTCCAAAGTGGCAAGGGCACTGAGCAGAACGCTGCAATACTGATAGTGAGGGTGCATCCAGGAGAAAATAACAATTCCTGGATAATGAAGGGCTTTATGGATTTTATTCTTGGTGACTCAGGCAAAGCTCAACTCCTGAGGGACAATATTGTCTTGAAAGTGGTACCAATGTTGAATCCAGATGGTATGATTGTGGGAAATCACCACTGCTGTTTAACAGGCCTGGAGCTGTACTTCAAATACAGATCTATCATGACGAAATGTTCCCCTTCTATCTGGTATACCCAAAACATGGTCAAAAGGtaa
- the PDE6H gene encoding retinal cone rhodopsin-sensitive cGMP 3',5'-cyclic phosphodiesterase subunit gamma gives MSETPAATLNTGDAPTGPSTPRKGPPKFKQRQTRQFKSKPPKKGVRGFGDDIPGMEGLGTDITVICPWEAFSHLELHELAQFGII, from the exons ATGAGTGAGACCCCAGCCGCCACCCTCAACACCGGAGATGCTCCAACTGGTCCCAGCACACCACGCAAGGGGCCTCCCAAGTTCAAGCAGAGACAGACAAGGCAGTTCAAGAGcaagccccccaaaaaaggagTAAGAGG GTTTGGAGATGATATCCCAGGCATGGAGGGGCTGGGCACAG atATCACCGTGATTTGCCCATGGGAAGCTTTCAGCCATCTGGAGCTGCACGAGCTGGCCCAGTTTGGGATCATCTAA